One part of the Leucobacter triazinivorans genome encodes these proteins:
- a CDS encoding acyl-CoA dehydrogenase family protein, protein MTPTLETTAPATATSVDPSADELIASARSLRERLRELQAEHAELGTYSQEIHEAFVEHRLYDLLRPKRYGGLEVSLETFFRVAIEISRGDPGVGWSWELGASHAYQFASHFPERAQEEAFGSAEPFIAASRAFPLRADVQRVDGGYTLSGRWNFNSGCTYSTHFMPVAPVTHEDGSTELHMFILPRKDFTILDDWGAGKTIGLHASSSNSIEIEGAFVPEHNVVPFNFKDLEWGEDATPGYRLHRNPLYLGRTSAFFIAGLTQTQIGAALACKDEYEKLMERGSSFPPRIPRSESPEYQLWYGQVVSLAESSETLMLGALREFEQLNTAWTVGGAEFTTAEDVRLRGQIVQAAKLAQQAIEIAFSTAGSSASGLAGTKLGKYSADAAMYRTHIGAQHDVLLGSLGRVLLGQPLTM, encoded by the coding sequence ATGACCCCCACTCTCGAAACCACCGCCCCGGCCACGGCCACCTCGGTCGATCCGAGCGCCGATGAGCTCATCGCCAGCGCCCGCAGCCTCCGCGAGCGCCTGCGCGAGTTGCAAGCCGAACATGCTGAGCTCGGCACCTACTCGCAGGAGATCCACGAGGCCTTCGTCGAGCACCGGCTGTACGACCTGCTCCGCCCGAAGCGCTACGGCGGTCTCGAGGTCTCCCTCGAGACCTTCTTCCGCGTCGCGATCGAGATCTCGCGCGGCGACCCCGGCGTGGGCTGGTCCTGGGAGCTCGGCGCGAGCCACGCCTATCAATTCGCCTCCCACTTCCCGGAGCGCGCGCAGGAGGAGGCATTCGGCTCCGCCGAGCCCTTCATCGCCGCCTCCCGCGCCTTCCCGCTGCGCGCCGACGTGCAGCGGGTCGATGGCGGCTACACGCTCAGCGGGAGGTGGAACTTCAACTCGGGCTGCACGTACAGCACGCACTTCATGCCGGTTGCGCCCGTCACGCACGAGGACGGCTCGACAGAGCTGCACATGTTCATCCTCCCGCGGAAGGACTTCACCATCCTCGACGACTGGGGCGCGGGAAAGACCATCGGCCTCCACGCCTCCAGCTCCAACTCGATCGAGATCGAAGGAGCGTTCGTCCCTGAGCACAACGTCGTCCCGTTCAACTTCAAGGACCTGGAGTGGGGCGAGGACGCTACCCCCGGGTATCGCCTGCACCGGAACCCGCTCTACCTCGGCCGTACTTCGGCCTTCTTCATCGCCGGCCTCACGCAGACCCAGATCGGTGCAGCGCTGGCATGCAAGGACGAATACGAGAAACTCATGGAGCGCGGATCGAGCTTCCCGCCCCGCATCCCGCGTTCCGAGTCGCCCGAGTACCAGCTCTGGTACGGCCAGGTCGTCTCTCTCGCCGAATCGTCCGAGACGCTCATGCTCGGCGCGCTGCGGGAGTTCGAGCAGCTGAACACCGCCTGGACCGTCGGTGGGGCCGAGTTCACCACCGCCGAGGATGTGCGCCTGCGCGGGCAGATCGTGCAGGCTGCGAAGCTCGCGCAGCAAGCGATCGAGATCGCGTTCTCGACGGCGGGCTCGTCCGCCTCCGGACTCGCCGGCACGAAGCTTGGGAAGTACTCCGCCGACGCCGCGATGTACCGCACCCACATCGGCGCGCAGCACGATGTGCTCCTCGGCTCGCTCGGCCGCGTGCTGCTCGGCCAGCCGCTGACGATGTAG
- a CDS encoding ABC transporter permease translates to MTQTTPRSLLTHGIAVPRRSSTLPARTHRAAAALGYLLVPLIVLVALWQVAATSAASPFFPPPLAIAENLWGLLSTGGTAGPLGDFLATVGRMLLGFALGSAWGIVVGVLMGLNRVARDAMTPIVEFLRSVPATAALPLFITLLGGGDDMRVAFIAYGVSWFVLINTASGVGTIHKTVLEMGRIFQVSPARQLFTIVIPAAMPKIFAGLRIASTAALLLAIVSEFMLATNGIGYLLIQAQGRFQMLDMWSWMLALALLGLLINLLLERIEHRTLAWHRLSRAKI, encoded by the coding sequence ATGACGCAGACCACGCCCCGCAGCCTGCTCACCCACGGTATCGCCGTGCCGCGCCGGAGCAGCACGCTCCCAGCCCGCACCCACCGCGCCGCCGCCGCGCTCGGCTACCTCCTCGTCCCTCTGATCGTGCTCGTCGCCCTCTGGCAGGTCGCAGCCACCAGCGCGGCGTCGCCGTTCTTCCCCCCGCCGCTCGCAATTGCGGAGAATCTCTGGGGATTGCTCTCCACAGGAGGCACCGCCGGACCGCTCGGCGACTTCCTCGCAACGGTCGGGCGAATGCTGCTCGGCTTCGCCCTCGGCTCGGCCTGGGGCATCGTCGTCGGCGTGCTCATGGGGCTGAACCGCGTGGCCCGCGACGCGATGACCCCGATCGTCGAGTTCCTGCGCTCGGTCCCCGCGACCGCCGCGCTTCCGCTCTTCATCACCCTGCTCGGCGGTGGCGACGACATGCGCGTCGCCTTCATCGCCTACGGCGTCTCCTGGTTCGTGCTGATCAACACCGCCTCGGGCGTCGGCACGATCCACAAGACCGTGCTCGAGATGGGACGCATCTTCCAGGTCTCACCGGCTCGGCAGCTGTTCACCATCGTCATCCCCGCTGCCATGCCCAAGATCTTCGCCGGGCTGCGCATCGCGAGCACCGCAGCGCTGCTGCTGGCGATCGTCTCGGAGTTCATGCTCGCGACGAACGGCATCGGCTACCTGCTCATCCAGGCGCAGGGTCGTTTCCAGATGCTCGACATGTGGTCGTGGATGCTCGCGCTGGCGCTCCTCGGCCTCCTCATCAACCTGCTGCTCGAACGCATCGAGCACCGTACCCTCGCGTGGCACCGCCTGTCCCGCGCCAAGATCTGA
- a CDS encoding SDR family NAD(P)-dependent oxidoreductase, producing MSKKTIVVVGGTSGIGLEVARDSVERGDRVVITGRDAERAAAIAAELGPDASGIALDISEPEGIAAQLAQIERVDGLVLAAIERDANTIRDYDIARARRLVTLKLVGYAETVHALLPRMTNDVETGVVLFGGRAKDLPYPGSTTVSSINGGVVGLTHTLALELAPIRVNALHPGIIGDSPFWAEKPEGVLDQYKDRTPGGELATMKDVVGATQFLLRNTGVSAVNLYVDRGWNVT from the coding sequence GTGAGCAAGAAGACTATCGTCGTCGTCGGGGGAACCTCCGGGATCGGCCTGGAAGTCGCCCGGGACAGCGTCGAGCGGGGAGATCGCGTCGTCATCACCGGGCGCGACGCGGAGCGCGCCGCAGCGATTGCCGCCGAGCTCGGACCGGATGCCAGTGGCATCGCCCTGGACATCTCCGAGCCCGAGGGGATTGCGGCCCAGCTCGCGCAGATCGAGAGAGTCGACGGGCTGGTGCTCGCGGCCATCGAGCGCGATGCGAACACGATCCGCGACTACGATATCGCGCGCGCCCGTCGACTCGTCACGCTCAAGCTCGTGGGCTACGCGGAGACGGTGCACGCGCTGCTGCCGAGGATGACGAACGACGTCGAGACTGGTGTCGTGCTCTTCGGCGGTCGGGCGAAGGATCTGCCCTACCCCGGATCGACGACGGTCTCGTCGATCAACGGCGGCGTCGTGGGGCTGACGCACACACTCGCCCTCGAGCTCGCCCCGATCCGGGTGAATGCGCTGCACCCCGGGATCATCGGCGACAGTCCGTTCTGGGCCGAGAAACCCGAAGGTGTCCTGGATCAGTACAAGGATCGGACGCCGGGCGGCGAGTTGGCGACTATGAAGGACGTCGTGGGCGCTACGCAGTTCCTGCTGCGAAACACGGGCGTTTCCGCAGTGAATCTCTACGTGGATCGCGGCTGGAACGTCACCTGA
- a CDS encoding zinc-binding dehydrogenase — MLARAAVLTEFHAPFDLATIDLGSPGHGQVLVRTLAAPFCSTDWMGWRAMRRKRPPVILGHTAVGMVEALGAGVSDLAVGDRVLVAGTPQCRECFYCQQGRPDQCSVLMDQGDPVIGTMHDGTEVRAAGRVGAYASHMRVDRIQLHPLPPDLPDAEASLLGCGISTAFGAIFRIAEVAPGQTVAVLGLGHLGLWAVQAARLAGAGEVIGIDPHPERRRLALELGADALVDPSREDAVGAVRARTAGRGADAVIEAAGSASATRDAVLMTRRAGTAVLTGVAHSDTEVSIPQLHLTVLGKRVIGCQNGQLTLDRDMPEWIALLREGRIDCSRILTHRYRLDEIDRAARQSQTLDDLSGVFVDFSSDRE; from the coding sequence ATGCTCGCCCGTGCCGCTGTGCTGACAGAGTTCCACGCCCCCTTCGACCTCGCAACGATCGATCTGGGAAGTCCCGGTCACGGCCAGGTGCTTGTGCGGACCCTCGCGGCCCCGTTCTGCTCGACCGATTGGATGGGTTGGCGCGCAATGCGCCGGAAGCGACCCCCGGTCATCCTAGGACATACCGCGGTGGGCATGGTCGAGGCCCTCGGCGCCGGGGTGAGCGACCTCGCGGTAGGCGATCGCGTGCTCGTCGCGGGCACCCCGCAGTGCCGCGAGTGCTTCTACTGCCAGCAGGGACGACCCGACCAGTGCTCGGTGCTGATGGACCAGGGCGACCCTGTCATCGGCACCATGCACGACGGCACTGAGGTGCGCGCGGCGGGCCGCGTTGGCGCGTACGCGAGCCACATGCGCGTCGATCGCATCCAACTGCACCCCCTGCCTCCGGATCTCCCGGACGCCGAGGCGAGCCTGCTGGGCTGCGGCATCTCCACGGCCTTCGGTGCGATCTTCCGCATCGCGGAGGTCGCACCTGGGCAGACGGTCGCGGTGCTCGGACTCGGGCACCTCGGGCTCTGGGCGGTGCAGGCGGCACGCCTCGCCGGAGCCGGCGAGGTGATCGGGATCGATCCGCATCCGGAGCGCCGCCGCCTTGCGCTCGAGCTGGGTGCGGACGCTCTCGTGGATCCCTCCAGGGAAGACGCCGTCGGCGCCGTCCGGGCGCGCACTGCGGGACGTGGAGCGGATGCCGTGATCGAAGCCGCCGGTTCTGCGTCGGCGACGCGGGATGCGGTACTGATGACCCGGCGTGCCGGCACGGCCGTCCTCACCGGGGTGGCGCACTCGGACACCGAGGTGTCGATCCCGCAACTGCACCTCACCGTGCTCGGCAAACGGGTGATCGGGTGCCAGAACGGTCAGCTCACGCTGGATCGCGACATGCCGGAGTGGATCGCACTGCTCCGCGAAGGCCGAATCGATTGCTCGCGCATTCTCACCCACCGCTATCGCCTGGACGAGATCGACCGCGCGGCGCGGCAGTCCCAGACGCTGGACGACCTCAGCGGGGTGTTCGTGGATTTCAGCTCGGATCGGGAATGA
- a CDS encoding ABC transporter ATP-binding protein: MTSLTTEPLVRVDAVSHTYGTGDAAHHALDGLDFSVMPGEFVSIVGPSGAGKTTLLRTLAGLQQPTDGAVWVSGSRITGVPDGMAMVFQDYSRSLLPWLSVAANVAFPLKRAGAQKADTQRAVSEALTEVGLAGFERRYPWQLSGGMQQRVAIARALAYRPKLLLMDEPFASVDAQTREDLEDLVLRIREHHGMTILFVTHDIDESVYLADRVIVLSRPPAHVRSDVEIDLPFPRDQIATRELPRFVQLRSQVARLIHGK, encoded by the coding sequence ATGACTTCCCTCACCACCGAACCGCTCGTACGCGTCGACGCGGTCTCCCACACCTACGGCACGGGCGACGCCGCCCACCACGCTCTCGACGGACTCGACTTCTCGGTGATGCCGGGCGAGTTCGTCTCTATCGTCGGTCCCTCCGGCGCGGGCAAGACGACACTGCTGCGCACTCTCGCCGGCTTGCAGCAGCCGACGGACGGGGCCGTCTGGGTATCGGGATCCCGGATCACCGGTGTCCCCGACGGCATGGCGATGGTCTTCCAGGACTACAGCCGCTCGCTGCTGCCCTGGCTGAGCGTCGCCGCGAACGTCGCCTTCCCGCTGAAGCGCGCCGGCGCGCAGAAGGCCGATACGCAGCGCGCCGTGAGCGAGGCGCTCACCGAGGTCGGCCTCGCCGGCTTCGAGCGGCGCTACCCGTGGCAGCTCTCCGGCGGCATGCAGCAGCGCGTTGCGATCGCCCGTGCGCTCGCATACCGCCCGAAGCTGCTGCTGATGGACGAGCCTTTCGCCTCGGTCGATGCGCAGACCAGGGAGGATCTCGAGGACCTCGTCCTGCGCATCCGCGAACACCACGGGATGACGATCCTCTTCGTCACCCACGACATCGACGAGAGCGTCTACCTGGCCGACCGCGTCATCGTCCTCTCACGCCCTCCGGCCCACGTCCGCAGCGACGTCGAAATCGATCTGCCCTTCCCCCGCGATCAGATTGCCACGCGAGAGCTGCCCCGCTTCGTGCAACTGCGCAGCCAGGTCGCTCGCCTCATCCACGGGAAGTGA
- a CDS encoding alpha/beta fold hydrolase: protein MAAALPEEFAAHPLRTVRKGHFWIAGERVPGERGLVQRAPLYVEWEAPAEITQPYPLVLVHGGGGQGTDWKGTPDGRPGWLDRFVDAGYLTYVVDRPAHGRSWAHPDVVGELGAQFSYDLAVGLFDTPIPGHDQAPWSDRIGDPQLDQLIAGMGFMPADLAESQRLDQERIGRLLQRIGPAVLVTHSAGGPAGWLVADAHPELVKAIMAIEPMGPPFFEFGPGSRLDWGVTAAPLQYAPEVQDPAELERDPAAFRLPALAGIPAVVMVGASSPFAIWAGGLVDYLRSAGADVELMNLADHGVAGNGHAMMFEKNSDAAIVPVLQWIADAVS, encoded by the coding sequence ATGGCGGCGGCGCTTCCCGAGGAGTTCGCTGCGCATCCGCTGCGGACCGTGCGGAAGGGGCACTTCTGGATCGCGGGTGAGCGGGTCCCGGGCGAGCGCGGGCTCGTGCAGCGAGCCCCGCTCTATGTCGAGTGGGAGGCACCGGCCGAGATTACGCAGCCCTACCCGCTCGTGCTCGTGCACGGCGGCGGCGGCCAGGGAACGGACTGGAAGGGGACGCCCGATGGGCGCCCCGGTTGGCTCGATCGCTTCGTCGACGCGGGGTATCTGACCTACGTCGTCGACCGGCCGGCGCACGGTCGCTCGTGGGCTCATCCCGATGTGGTGGGCGAGCTGGGTGCCCAGTTCAGCTACGACCTCGCCGTCGGGCTCTTCGACACGCCGATCCCGGGGCACGATCAGGCGCCCTGGAGCGATCGGATCGGTGATCCGCAACTCGACCAGCTCATCGCCGGTATGGGGTTCATGCCGGCGGACCTTGCCGAGTCCCAGCGTCTGGACCAGGAGCGGATCGGGCGCCTGCTCCAGCGGATCGGGCCGGCGGTGCTCGTCACGCACTCCGCCGGCGGTCCAGCGGGGTGGTTGGTCGCCGACGCTCACCCGGAGCTCGTGAAGGCAATCATGGCGATCGAGCCGATGGGTCCGCCGTTCTTCGAGTTCGGGCCCGGGAGCCGCTTGGACTGGGGCGTGACCGCGGCGCCGTTGCAGTACGCACCGGAGGTGCAGGATCCTGCTGAGCTCGAGCGGGACCCCGCGGCCTTCCGGTTGCCGGCGCTCGCGGGTATCCCCGCTGTCGTGATGGTCGGCGCATCTTCTCCGTTCGCCATCTGGGCGGGTGGGCTGGTCGATTACCTGCGTTCAGCCGGTGCGGATGTCGAGCTGATGAATCTTGCGGATCACGGCGTCGCGGGGAACGGGCACGCGATGATGTTCGAGAAGAACTCGGACGCCGCGATCGTGCCCGTGCTCCAATGGATTGCCGACGCTGTGTCCTGA
- a CDS encoding acyl-CoA dehydrogenase family protein, producing the protein MTESRYAELRTEDAEQLEERLLAAVRDMADEIRERAAEAQEITHIHPVIHERFKELGLYRMYIPRVHGGLEVTPATFFKVIIEIARADMGTAWCFCLSANHALMVANWFPSAIHAEVYNNGDFRAASMYAPTVKATPVEGGYQLDGVVNYCSGIPYSTYFLGQVRLPGFDADGNPRIGLYLAPEGSYEILDDWGNMLGLNSSGSNSIRFTGAFLPERFMVEDANLIDYAFDADSPGYQAYGNAMYSARHNSSFALALGAICIGGAKGALDEYRHAMDTRKITVPPFSPRTEDPDFQRYYGGAIVKIATGEAALLHALGEWLVAAEKNVSGEQAFTIAIDNLLGGIGREIMLQMWEVVEKDLYRTIGASASKKGERFELVFRDMAQAAGHRNPQLRDVAFRLIALDALQGA; encoded by the coding sequence ATGACCGAGAGCCGATACGCCGAGCTGCGGACCGAGGATGCCGAGCAGCTGGAGGAGCGGCTGCTCGCCGCGGTGCGGGACATGGCGGACGAGATCCGCGAGCGTGCTGCCGAGGCCCAGGAGATCACGCACATCCACCCGGTGATCCACGAGCGCTTCAAGGAGCTCGGGCTCTACCGGATGTACATTCCGCGGGTGCACGGCGGTCTGGAGGTCACGCCCGCGACCTTCTTCAAGGTGATCATCGAGATCGCCCGGGCGGACATGGGGACCGCGTGGTGCTTCTGCCTCTCGGCGAACCACGCGCTGATGGTCGCGAACTGGTTCCCGTCTGCGATCCACGCCGAGGTGTACAACAATGGTGACTTCCGTGCAGCCTCAATGTACGCGCCGACAGTGAAGGCCACGCCAGTCGAGGGCGGCTACCAGCTCGACGGTGTCGTCAACTACTGCTCTGGAATCCCGTACTCCACCTACTTCCTCGGGCAGGTGCGTCTTCCGGGTTTCGACGCCGACGGCAATCCCAGGATCGGGCTCTATCTGGCTCCAGAGGGGTCGTACGAGATCCTCGACGACTGGGGCAACATGCTCGGCCTCAACTCGTCTGGCTCCAACAGCATTCGTTTCACCGGGGCGTTCCTGCCCGAGCGCTTCATGGTCGAGGACGCCAATCTGATCGACTACGCGTTCGACGCGGATAGCCCCGGCTATCAGGCCTACGGCAACGCGATGTACTCTGCGAGGCACAACAGCAGCTTCGCCCTGGCACTCGGCGCCATCTGCATCGGTGGCGCGAAGGGGGCTCTCGACGAGTACCGGCACGCGATGGACACGCGGAAGATCACTGTGCCGCCGTTCTCTCCACGGACCGAGGATCCCGACTTCCAGCGCTACTACGGCGGTGCCATCGTGAAGATCGCCACCGGGGAGGCAGCGCTGCTTCATGCGCTGGGAGAGTGGCTCGTAGCGGCGGAGAAGAATGTCAGCGGCGAGCAGGCGTTCACGATCGCGATCGACAACCTGCTCGGCGGGATCGGTCGGGAGATCATGCTGCAAATGTGGGAGGTCGTCGAGAAAGACCTGTATCGCACGATCGGGGCTTCCGCGTCGAAGAAGGGGGAGCGCTTCGAGCTCGTCTTCCGCGACATGGCCCAGGCTGCGGGGCACCGCAATCCCCAGCTGCGCGACGTTGCATTCCGGTTGATCGCGCTGGACGCGCTGCAGGGAGCGTGA
- a CDS encoding MarR family winged helix-turn-helix transcriptional regulator, with product MDNEATQAELLGELGERVVEIFRVLQPEVLVDRPGLIAVTRSESEIMRFLMAEPGATVTHMARVFGQHKSNTSTRVAALVEKGLVRKSTSEGDGREVRIHPTELAVKNFASYREIWAERLADAVVGREAELADAVALLRALAENLARERNAEHLIPDPS from the coding sequence ATGGACAACGAGGCGACACAGGCCGAACTCCTCGGGGAGCTCGGTGAGCGCGTGGTCGAGATCTTCAGGGTGCTGCAGCCCGAGGTGCTCGTCGATCGACCAGGGCTGATCGCCGTGACGCGATCCGAATCCGAGATCATGCGATTCCTCATGGCGGAGCCCGGGGCTACGGTGACGCACATGGCGCGGGTGTTCGGCCAGCACAAGAGCAACACGAGCACGCGTGTCGCGGCACTCGTGGAGAAGGGGCTCGTGCGCAAATCCACCAGCGAGGGCGACGGGCGCGAAGTGCGGATCCATCCGACCGAGCTCGCGGTGAAGAACTTCGCGAGCTACCGGGAGATCTGGGCGGAGCGACTGGCCGATGCCGTGGTCGGCCGGGAGGCCGAACTTGCGGATGCCGTCGCTCTGCTGCGCGCCCTCGCCGAGAACCTGGCGCGCGAGCGGAACGCCGAGCACCTCATTCCCGATCCGAGCTGA